The proteins below come from a single Roseiflexus sp. RS-1 genomic window:
- a CDS encoding MarR family winged helix-turn-helix transcriptional regulator, with product MTSFDPKHRTTVGGQITIALYRIAQAIDYLLRERGKTMHLSPAQIQTLIFLKYARPGVRTVGGLAQRLGVTYATASGVADALENKRFIERVTLPGDQRVVTLLLTEAGAAQAGQLENVLDEIEAAVDGLPDAEQSVLLHATQAIVARLQQSGYVRVYEMCWGCQFFRRDAHPDDPRGPHHCAFVDAPLAEPATYFECPDFVPSEQG from the coding sequence ATGACTTCTTTTGATCCGAAGCATCGAACGACGGTCGGTGGACAGATCACGATTGCGCTCTACCGAATCGCGCAGGCAATTGACTATCTGCTGCGGGAACGGGGAAAGACGATGCACCTTTCGCCAGCCCAGATTCAGACATTGATCTTTCTCAAGTACGCCCGCCCTGGCGTGCGCACGGTTGGCGGTCTGGCGCAGCGCCTGGGAGTGACGTATGCGACGGCGAGCGGCGTGGCTGATGCGTTGGAAAACAAGCGGTTTATCGAGCGTGTGACGTTGCCGGGTGATCAGCGCGTAGTAACGTTGCTGTTGACCGAGGCGGGTGCGGCGCAGGCGGGGCAGCTAGAAAACGTGCTGGATGAGATCGAGGCAGCGGTTGATGGATTGCCCGATGCTGAGCAGAGCGTGTTGCTGCACGCCACACAGGCGATTGTCGCGCGTTTGCAGCAGAGCGGCTATGTGCGCGTGTACGAGATGTGCTGGGGGTGTCAATTCTTTCGGCGCGACGCCCATCCCGACGACCCGCGCGGACCGCATCATTGTGCATTCGTAGACGCGCCGCTGGCAGAACCGGCAACATATTTCGAGTGCCCTGATTTTGTGCCTTCAGAGCAGGGATAA
- a CDS encoding protoglobin domain-containing protein, translating to MMATAIPGYTYGTDQVAHAPLTMQDLDLLKQAVLFGPEDEQYLRMAGEVLADQIDDVLDLWYGFVGSHPHLVYYFTDGHGNPNADYMAAVRRRFGQWILDTCTRPYDEQWLNYAYEIGLRHHRSKKNIVDGVQAVPHIHYRYMVAFIYPITATIRSFLAKKGHSPEDVDRMYQAWFKSVVMQVALWSVPYIREGDY from the coding sequence ATGATGGCGACCGCAATTCCCGGCTATACCTATGGAACGGACCAGGTGGCGCATGCTCCCCTGACCATGCAGGACCTGGACCTCTTGAAGCAGGCAGTGTTGTTCGGACCGGAGGATGAGCAGTACCTGCGGATGGCGGGCGAGGTGCTGGCGGATCAGATCGATGATGTTCTCGATCTGTGGTACGGTTTTGTCGGTTCACATCCGCACCTGGTGTACTACTTTACTGACGGGCACGGTAATCCAAATGCCGACTATATGGCGGCTGTGCGCAGGCGCTTCGGGCAGTGGATTCTCGATACCTGCACCCGCCCGTATGACGAGCAATGGTTGAATTATGCGTATGAAATTGGTCTGCGTCATCACCGCAGCAAAAAGAACATCGTTGACGGGGTGCAGGCTGTGCCACACATCCACTACCGCTACATGGTTGCATTCATCTATCCAATCACGGCGACGATCAGATCGTTCCTGGCAAAGAAGGGACACTCTCCCGAAGACGTTGATCGCATGTACCAGGCGTGGTTCAAATCGGTCGTGATGCAGGTGGCGCTCTGGAGCGTACCGTATATCAGGGAGGGCGATTACTGA
- a CDS encoding DUF4058 family protein: MELPFPGMDPYLELPALWPDVHARLISAMCDAIQEQLGPNYIALITPYIALENIEIAPARQVFVPDVGIVRDDVADAGAVTTAITPAPLTIPAQITVPTRYARIEIRSVLQQTLITAIELLSPANKRAGADGADAYEKKRQELFASSVHLLEIDLLRAGVRPRLARPLPPTAYCALLSRASRRPLVEVWPIALSDPLPVLPVPLADPDPDVALDVGAVLRQVYRRAHYERVIDYRADPPPPPLTPEEAAWLDHHLRARGLR, translated from the coding sequence ATGGAACTCCCCTTCCCCGGCATGGATCCCTACCTGGAGCTGCCTGCCCTGTGGCCCGATGTGCACGCACGCTTGATCAGTGCGATGTGCGATGCCATTCAGGAGCAACTCGGTCCAAACTATATTGCGCTCATCACGCCCTATATCGCGCTCGAAAACATCGAGATTGCACCGGCCCGTCAGGTGTTCGTTCCCGATGTCGGCATCGTGCGCGACGATGTCGCCGATGCTGGCGCCGTCACTACCGCCATCACTCCCGCCCCGCTCACCATTCCGGCGCAGATCACGGTGCCGACCCGCTATGCCCGGATTGAGATTCGCTCGGTGTTGCAGCAAACTCTCATTACCGCCATTGAACTGCTCTCGCCCGCCAATAAGCGGGCAGGCGCGGATGGCGCCGACGCCTATGAAAAGAAGCGCCAGGAACTCTTTGCCAGCAGCGTCCATCTGCTGGAAATCGACCTGTTGCGCGCCGGTGTCCGTCCCCGCCTGGCGCGGCCGCTCCCGCCGACCGCCTACTGCGCGCTGCTCAGCCGCGCCTCTCGCCGTCCCCTGGTCGAGGTGTGGCCGATTGCGCTCAGCGACCCGCTGCCGGTGCTCCCGGTTCCCCTGGCTGATCCTGACCCGGATGTCGCGCTCGACGTTGGCGCCGTGCTGCGTCAGGTCTACCGGCGCGCCCATTATGAGCGGGTGATCGACTACCGCGCCGATCCGCCCCCGCCGCCTCTCACGCCCGAAGAAGCCGCCTGGCTCGACCATCATCTCCGGGCGCGCGGTTTGCGGTGA